A single window of Candidatus Flexicrinis affinis DNA harbors:
- a CDS encoding lipoate--protein ligase family protein has translation MAVDEAILEAVGRGDQPPTLRLYAWSPACLSLGIGQKATDADHSRIVLQGWNIVRRPTGGRAILHTDELTYSVSVPSDHPWSALDIVTSYCQISAALMRAVESLGADPHAERRGEPSPAKPGPVCFEVPSHYEITVEGRKLIGSAQVRRRHGLLQHGSLPLTGDLARICDALAYPDDETREAARIQVRRRAVTLSEALGRNVTWQQSADAIAAAFASAFDIAFSPSVISRDERTRADLLEHDKYGTISARQAV, from the coding sequence ATGGCTGTAGACGAGGCAATCCTCGAGGCCGTAGGGCGCGGCGATCAACCGCCAACGTTGCGGCTCTACGCGTGGAGTCCCGCGTGCTTGTCGCTCGGAATCGGGCAGAAGGCGACCGATGCGGATCACAGCCGGATCGTGTTACAAGGTTGGAATATCGTGCGCCGCCCGACCGGGGGGCGTGCCATCCTCCACACGGACGAACTGACCTACAGCGTATCGGTACCATCGGACCATCCGTGGTCGGCGCTCGACATCGTCACCAGCTACTGCCAGATCAGCGCCGCGCTGATGCGCGCAGTCGAGTCATTGGGAGCAGACCCGCACGCCGAGCGCCGCGGAGAACCTTCGCCCGCCAAACCCGGGCCAGTGTGCTTCGAAGTCCCGTCACACTATGAGATCACCGTCGAGGGCCGCAAGCTGATCGGCAGCGCGCAGGTCCGGCGGCGGCACGGACTGCTGCAGCATGGCAGCCTGCCACTCACGGGAGACCTTGCCCGCATCTGTGATGCCCTGGCCTACCCTGACGATGAGACGCGTGAGGCCGCGCGGATTCAGGTGCGCCGGCGCGCCGTAACGCTGTCCGAAGCACTGGGCCGAAACGTGACGTGGCAGCAGTCGGCAGACGCGATCGCCGCGGCATTTGCGTCAGCGTTCGATATTGCGTTCAGTCCGTCGGTCATCAGCCGTGACGAGCGCACACGCGCCGACCTACTCGAGCACGACAAGTATGGCACAATCTCTGCGCGGCAGGCGGTGTGA
- the aspS gene encoding aspartate--tRNA ligase has product MMKTHTCGELRESHIGQTVTLAGWVNRRRDQGGLIFIDLRDRWGLVQIVADEETTPEAHAVCHQARMEFVLQVHGTVRRRPEGTDNPEMSTGTIDIVADRVEILNASKVPPFLINRDENIDELRRMQYRYLDLRRPNMQQNMVLRHRTVKFLRDFLDGQGFIEIETPILFKTTPEGARDFLVPSRLQPGKFYALPQSPQQLKQLLMVAGYEKYFQVARCFRDEDLRGDRQPEFTQLDMELSFVEREDVIQIMEAMVIALCDSVVPHMPLKYRPLRRLTYTEAMETYGSDKPDLRYDLEAVDVTDIAGQSAFPIFQQNAEAGKPIKVVRGPGLHVRRDDPTQILSGEGLKRQMKELEDLVRTIGAKGLAYMALPLDETGEVKGPIGKYFTVEQKLALFERTGAQPGDILMFLSDKRETVWAAVDKLRRSLAETLELADPKQLAFAWIIDFPMFYWDEEHQRWDPSQHMFTMPMPEDIPLLDTDPGKARGSQYDLICNGYEIGGGSIRIHDRALQEKMFPLIGQTMEHAREQFGHMLEAFEYGVPPHGGMAWGVDRLVMLFAQVDNIREVTAFPKTQSGLDVMAHAPSPAEPGQLEELFIRLAPLPEKGEATAP; this is encoded by the coding sequence ATGATGAAGACGCACACCTGCGGAGAACTGCGCGAATCGCACATCGGTCAAACCGTTACGTTGGCGGGCTGGGTCAATCGTCGCCGCGATCAGGGCGGGTTGATCTTCATCGATCTGCGCGACCGCTGGGGACTGGTGCAAATCGTGGCCGACGAAGAAACGACGCCGGAAGCACACGCGGTGTGCCATCAGGCGCGCATGGAGTTTGTGCTGCAGGTCCACGGCACCGTCCGCCGCCGCCCCGAGGGCACCGACAACCCCGAAATGTCCACCGGCACGATCGATATCGTGGCTGACCGGGTCGAAATCCTCAATGCGTCGAAGGTGCCTCCGTTCCTCATCAATCGTGACGAGAACATCGACGAACTGCGCCGTATGCAGTATCGCTACCTCGACCTGCGCCGCCCCAACATGCAGCAGAACATGGTGCTTCGCCACCGCACGGTGAAGTTCCTGCGCGACTTCTTGGACGGTCAAGGGTTCATCGAAATCGAAACGCCGATCCTGTTCAAGACCACGCCCGAAGGCGCGCGCGACTTCCTCGTGCCAAGCCGTCTGCAGCCCGGCAAGTTCTATGCCCTGCCGCAATCCCCGCAGCAGCTCAAGCAGCTTCTAATGGTGGCTGGCTACGAGAAGTACTTTCAGGTCGCGCGCTGCTTCCGCGACGAAGACCTGCGCGGCGACCGTCAGCCGGAGTTCACGCAGCTCGACATGGAGCTAAGTTTCGTCGAACGCGAGGACGTCATACAGATCATGGAGGCGATGGTGATCGCGCTGTGCGATAGCGTCGTCCCGCACATGCCGCTCAAGTACCGGCCCCTGCGCCGCCTGACGTATACCGAAGCAATGGAAACCTACGGGTCGGACAAGCCCGACCTGCGTTATGACCTCGAAGCGGTCGACGTGACCGACATCGCCGGGCAAAGCGCATTCCCGATTTTTCAGCAGAACGCCGAAGCCGGTAAGCCGATCAAGGTCGTACGCGGACCGGGGCTGCACGTGCGGCGCGACGACCCGACGCAGATTCTGAGCGGCGAGGGTCTCAAGCGCCAGATGAAGGAGCTCGAGGACCTTGTGCGCACGATCGGCGCGAAGGGCTTGGCGTACATGGCGCTTCCGCTTGACGAGACCGGTGAAGTCAAAGGCCCGATCGGCAAGTACTTCACCGTTGAGCAGAAACTGGCGCTGTTCGAGCGCACCGGCGCGCAGCCCGGCGACATCCTGATGTTCCTTTCTGACAAGCGCGAGACGGTGTGGGCGGCTGTAGACAAGCTGCGACGCTCGCTGGCCGAAACGCTCGAACTGGCCGATCCCAAGCAGCTCGCCTTTGCGTGGATCATCGACTTCCCGATGTTCTACTGGGACGAAGAACATCAGCGGTGGGACCCCTCCCAGCACATGTTCACCATGCCCATGCCGGAAGACATCCCGCTACTCGACACCGACCCGGGCAAGGCGCGCGGGTCGCAGTACGACCTGATCTGCAACGGTTACGAGATCGGGGGCGGCAGCATCCGTATCCACGACCGCGCATTGCAGGAGAAGATGTTCCCGCTGATCGGGCAGACAATGGAGCACGCGCGCGAGCAGTTCGGGCACATGCTCGAAGCGTTCGAGTACGGCGTTCCGCCACATGGCGGCATGGCGTGGGGCGTCGATCGGCTGGTCATGCTGTTCGCGCAGGTCGACAACATCCGCGAAGTCACGGCGTTCCCGAAGACGCAGTCCGGCCTCGACGTCATGGCACACGCCCCGTCGCCGGCCGAACCGGGCCAGTTGGAGGAGCTGTTCATCCGCCTTGCGCCGCTGCCCGAGAAGGGTGAGGCCACTGCGCCTTAA
- a CDS encoding histone deacetylase, whose protein sequence is MTTAYVTHPLYIDHDYPGHPEHAGRIKAVWRELETSGLAARLLKLTPDEVSEELICSVHTPSYCTMLSVLPVQERTIMFDPDTYALPETGEVARLSAGGVVLAVDAVLTGQAKNAIAAVRPPGHHALAERGMGFCILGNVPIAVKHAQRVHGIKRVLIVDFDVHHGNGTQDMFYADEDVLFVSTHQYPFYPGTGRAEEVGAGRGRGTTINIPLPAGVGDHGFARIYNEIVWPAARRFQPELIIVSAGFDAHWRDPLAQLRLSLAGYDRLTRELIRMADVLCGGRIVFAMEGGYDLETLAHGWRNVAHALLGDDTMSDPIGTRQGQEPDLRPLIEYVSSLHHL, encoded by the coding sequence ATGACGACAGCCTACGTCACGCATCCGCTTTACATCGATCACGACTATCCCGGCCACCCCGAACATGCCGGCCGCATCAAGGCGGTTTGGCGCGAGCTTGAGACAAGCGGACTGGCCGCACGATTGTTGAAACTGACGCCGGATGAAGTGAGCGAAGAACTGATATGCTCCGTTCACACGCCAAGTTACTGCACCATGCTGAGCGTGCTGCCGGTGCAGGAGCGCACAATCATGTTCGACCCGGACACGTACGCCTTGCCTGAAACCGGCGAAGTCGCGCGGCTATCGGCCGGCGGCGTCGTGCTGGCTGTCGATGCCGTACTTACCGGTCAGGCGAAGAATGCGATCGCGGCAGTGCGCCCGCCGGGACACCACGCGCTGGCCGAGCGCGGTATGGGTTTCTGCATCCTCGGTAACGTCCCGATCGCCGTCAAACATGCGCAGCGTGTGCATGGGATCAAACGCGTCCTCATCGTGGACTTTGACGTACACCACGGCAACGGCACGCAGGATATGTTCTACGCCGACGAGGATGTGCTGTTTGTCTCCACGCATCAGTATCCGTTCTACCCCGGCACCGGGCGCGCAGAGGAAGTCGGCGCGGGACGCGGGCGCGGAACAACGATCAACATTCCGCTGCCTGCCGGTGTCGGTGATCACGGGTTCGCCCGAATCTATAACGAGATCGTCTGGCCTGCAGCCCGGCGCTTTCAGCCCGAGTTGATCATCGTCTCGGCGGGCTTCGACGCGCACTGGCGCGATCCATTGGCGCAGCTTCGCCTTAGCCTCGCTGGCTACGACCGCCTAACGCGCGAACTGATCCGCATGGCCGACGTGCTGTGCGGCGGGCGCATCGTCTTTGCGATGGAAGGCGGCTACGACCTTGAAACTCTCGCCCATGGCTGGCGTAACGTCGCGCATGCCCTGCTCGGTGACGACACTATGAGCGATCCGATCGGGACGCGGCAGGGGCAGGAACCCGACCTAAGACCGCTCATCGAGTACGTCTCCAGCCTGCATCATTTGTAG
- a CDS encoding nucleoside monophosphate kinase, whose translation MGDLFLLIVGVQGSGKGTQAAYLTEHYGIPHVSTGDLFRAMRTRTDPLAQRIQAEMAAGKLIDDATTNEVLKDRLEQPDAAHGALLDGYPRNLVQAQFLTEYLASRGQKLNAVLQLELDLYTAFKRSFGRATAKDGRAYNYYSKAEGVSWSIEQDPDKEFPPRLIGKVDSTGELLNRRPDDANAFGVIERIEKFLSETQPVLPYYRELGLLRSVDASLAIDEVRRRLVEIIEAVR comes from the coding sequence ATGGGCGACCTCTTTCTGTTGATCGTCGGCGTTCAGGGCAGCGGCAAAGGCACGCAGGCTGCCTACCTTACCGAGCACTACGGCATTCCACACGTCTCTACCGGCGACCTGTTCCGCGCCATGCGCACCCGTACCGATCCGCTCGCGCAGCGCATCCAAGCGGAAATGGCGGCCGGCAAGCTGATCGACGATGCCACCACCAACGAGGTGCTGAAGGACCGTTTGGAGCAGCCCGATGCGGCACACGGCGCCCTACTCGACGGCTATCCGCGCAATCTCGTACAGGCGCAGTTTCTGACCGAGTACCTCGCCTCGCGCGGGCAGAAGCTCAACGCCGTGCTGCAGCTTGAACTCGACCTGTATACGGCGTTCAAGCGCAGTTTCGGGCGGGCGACTGCGAAGGATGGCCGTGCCTACAACTACTACAGCAAGGCCGAAGGCGTCTCGTGGTCGATCGAGCAGGATCCCGACAAGGAGTTCCCGCCCCGATTGATCGGGAAGGTAGACTCGACCGGCGAGTTGCTGAATCGCAGGCCAGACGATGCCAATGCCTTTGGCGTTATCGAACGGATCGAGAAGTTCTTGAGCGAGACACAACCCGTCCTGCCGTATTACCGCGAGCTTGGCTTGCTGCGTTCGGTGGACGCCAGCCTTGCGATTGACGAGGTGCGGCGCAGGCTGGTCGAGATTATTGAGGCTGTTCGATGA
- the map gene encoding type I methionyl aminopeptidase — protein MKLYRPQPHVTISLKDESELRIMREAGRIVAKVHEAVRPLIRPGVSTGELDRVADQVIRDHGGVPVFIGQQKPNSPPYQFATTASVNNQVVHGIPSDTQILNDGDIISLDTGVLYQGFVGDSAWTYGVGEIKPSVQRLLDTTERALYVGIEQAVVGRELRDLSRTIQQYIDAQGYGIVREYTGHGVGTKMWEEPQVPNWWPRNAKGRLQFDNVKLVAGMTFAIEPMVCSGTGDVRELDDHWTVVTADNSLCAHFEHTVAVTERGPLILTTL, from the coding sequence ATGAAGCTGTATCGCCCGCAGCCGCACGTCACGATCTCGCTGAAAGACGAGTCGGAGCTGCGGATCATGCGCGAGGCGGGGCGAATCGTCGCGAAGGTGCACGAGGCCGTCCGTCCGCTGATACGGCCCGGCGTCTCGACCGGCGAGTTGGATCGCGTCGCCGATCAGGTGATTCGCGATCACGGCGGCGTGCCGGTGTTCATCGGCCAGCAGAAGCCGAATTCGCCACCCTATCAGTTTGCGACCACGGCGTCTGTGAACAATCAGGTCGTTCACGGCATCCCGAGCGACACGCAGATCCTCAACGACGGCGACATCATCAGCCTCGACACCGGCGTGCTGTATCAAGGCTTTGTCGGCGACAGCGCGTGGACGTACGGCGTGGGTGAGATCAAGCCGAGCGTTCAGCGCCTGCTCGATACGACCGAGCGCGCGCTCTACGTCGGGATCGAACAGGCCGTCGTCGGGCGTGAACTGCGCGACCTGTCACGAACAATCCAGCAGTACATTGACGCGCAAGGCTACGGCATTGTTCGCGAATACACGGGACACGGGGTCGGCACCAAGATGTGGGAAGAACCGCAGGTACCAAACTGGTGGCCGCGCAACGCCAAGGGACGTTTGCAATTCGACAATGTCAAGCTCGTGGCCGGCATGACGTTCGCCATCGAACCGATGGTGTGCTCGGGGACCGGTGACGTGCGTGAACTTGACGACCACTGGACGGTCGTGACCGCTGACAACTCGTTGTGCGCGCACTTTGAACACACGGTTGCCGTTACCGAACGCGGCCCGCTAATCCTGACGACGCTGTAG
- a CDS encoding class I SAM-dependent rRNA methyltransferase: MNQITLVAGREKPVRNQHPWVFSGAIADIAGDPQSGDIVDVQSSAKEWLARGYYNPKSQIAVRLLTWRDEPIDDSWWHAQLQRAVTARSHRPQRGPRAVYRLVNAENDYLPGLIVDRYGDWLVLQALTLGIDQRKAELAEHLAHLTHARGVFERSDVDVRKLEGLRPSVGVLWGEAPPEHIEIQENARLLVDVRHGHKTGHYLDQAPNRGLLYTLIERIKPARVLNVFSYTGGFGVHAALAGAEVVNVDSSSDALALARSNFELNQSEGELIEADAFSYLREAHQAGEQFDVVVLDPPKFAQNKQQVDKAARGYKDINLSAFRIIKPGGYLMTFSCSGAISEDLFQKIVFGALADAGRQAQILRHLGPGEDHPVALTFPEGAYLKGLLLRVY, translated from the coding sequence GTGAACCAAATCACTCTGGTCGCCGGGCGTGAAAAGCCCGTCCGCAATCAGCATCCGTGGGTGTTCAGCGGCGCCATCGCCGACATCGCCGGCGATCCTCAGTCCGGGGACATCGTAGACGTGCAATCCAGCGCAAAAGAGTGGCTGGCGCGTGGGTACTACAACCCGAAGTCGCAGATCGCCGTGCGCCTGCTGACGTGGCGCGACGAGCCGATCGACGACTCATGGTGGCACGCCCAACTGCAGCGGGCGGTCACCGCGCGCAGTCATCGCCCGCAGCGCGGGCCGCGGGCCGTATACCGGCTCGTCAACGCGGAGAACGACTACCTGCCGGGCCTGATCGTCGACCGCTACGGCGACTGGCTCGTCCTGCAGGCGCTGACGCTCGGCATCGACCAGCGCAAGGCCGAGCTGGCCGAGCATCTAGCACACCTCACGCATGCCCGCGGCGTATTCGAGCGCTCGGATGTCGATGTCCGCAAGCTCGAAGGGCTTCGCCCGTCGGTCGGTGTGCTGTGGGGCGAAGCGCCCCCTGAACACATCGAGATTCAGGAAAACGCGCGTTTACTTGTGGATGTGCGCCACGGGCACAAAACCGGCCACTACCTTGATCAAGCACCCAACCGCGGCCTGCTGTACACATTGATCGAGCGTATCAAGCCGGCGCGTGTACTCAACGTGTTCAGCTACACCGGTGGATTCGGCGTTCACGCGGCACTGGCTGGCGCCGAGGTCGTCAACGTCGACTCGTCGTCCGACGCGCTGGCGCTGGCGAGGTCGAACTTCGAGCTCAACCAGAGCGAAGGCGAATTGATCGAGGCCGACGCGTTCTCGTACTTGCGCGAGGCGCATCAGGCTGGCGAACAGTTCGATGTCGTCGTGCTCGACCCGCCCAAATTTGCGCAGAATAAGCAGCAGGTCGACAAGGCCGCGCGCGGGTACAAAGACATCAATCTGAGCGCGTTCCGGATCATCAAGCCGGGCGGTTACCTGATGACGTTCTCGTGCTCGGGGGCCATAAGCGAGGACCTATTCCAGAAGATCGTGTTCGGCGCGCTGGCCGACGCGGGCCGGCAGGCGCAAATCCTGCGCCACCTCGGCCCCGGCGAAGATCACCCCGTCGCCCTGACCTTTCCGGAAGGCGCGTATCTAAAGGGATTGCTGCTCCGGGTGTACTAG
- the treS gene encoding maltose alpha-D-glucosyltransferase → MSWATNAIFYELYPRAFADGDGDGHGDLRGLRQRLDYIEWLGIDCVWLTPIYPSPLRDDGYDISSFYGLLPKFGHLEEFKFTVDEMHRRGIKVILDLVVNHTSDDHPWFVEARSSKESPLRDWYVWSDTDDKYSDTRIIFLDTEPSNWTWDEGSGQFYWHRFFRSQPDLNYDNPAVRAEMLRIIDFWLKLGIDGFRVDAVPYLIEREGTNCENLPETHEILAEWRRFVDERHPGTILLAEANQWPRDLIPYFGTSSAPEFNTCFHFPVMPRLYMALARGDRSSVVDILNETPQIPPDTQWATFLRNHDELTLEMVTPEERDFMWEFYAPEPRMRLNLGIRRRLAALMGNDRRKIELMNSMLFTLPGSPVLYYGDEIGMGDNIYLEDRNGVRTPMQWTAGTNAGFSTAARELLYAPPIEDPEFGFSSVNVEAQRNDPSSLLWTIKRMIATRKHRPVLATGRLDWLQEVPSRGLCFWRTEGETRFLALHNLSDEPLPITLPGSGAYRNALDADSDLLSGEVSLPPYGYLWLTPA, encoded by the coding sequence ATGTCGTGGGCCACCAACGCCATTTTCTATGAACTATATCCGCGCGCATTTGCCGACGGCGATGGCGACGGACATGGCGACCTGCGCGGCCTTCGACAACGGCTTGACTATATCGAATGGCTTGGTATCGACTGTGTGTGGCTCACCCCCATCTATCCTTCGCCGTTGCGCGACGACGGGTACGACATCTCGAGCTTCTACGGCCTGTTGCCGAAGTTCGGCCATCTTGAGGAATTCAAGTTCACGGTCGACGAAATGCACCGGCGGGGCATCAAGGTCATTCTCGATTTGGTGGTCAACCACACGTCGGACGATCACCCGTGGTTCGTGGAAGCGCGCAGTTCGAAGGAATCGCCGCTGCGCGACTGGTACGTGTGGAGCGATACCGACGACAAGTACTCGGACACGCGCATCATCTTTCTGGACACCGAGCCGTCGAACTGGACATGGGACGAGGGCAGCGGTCAGTTCTACTGGCACCGATTCTTCCGCAGCCAGCCCGACCTGAACTATGACAATCCCGCCGTCCGCGCCGAGATGCTGCGCATCATCGACTTCTGGCTCAAGTTGGGGATCGACGGATTCCGCGTGGACGCGGTGCCGTACTTGATCGAGCGCGAAGGCACCAACTGCGAGAATCTACCGGAAACGCACGAAATTCTCGCCGAGTGGCGGCGTTTCGTCGACGAGCGCCATCCGGGCACGATCCTTCTTGCCGAGGCGAATCAGTGGCCGCGCGACTTGATCCCGTATTTCGGGACATCGAGCGCACCGGAGTTCAACACGTGCTTTCACTTCCCCGTCATGCCGCGCCTGTATATGGCGCTGGCACGCGGCGACCGGTCGAGCGTGGTCGATATCCTGAACGAGACACCGCAGATCCCTCCCGACACACAGTGGGCAACATTCCTGCGCAACCACGACGAACTCACGTTGGAGATGGTGACGCCGGAGGAACGTGACTTCATGTGGGAGTTCTATGCGCCGGAGCCGCGCATGCGCCTCAACCTTGGCATCCGCCGCCGCCTGGCAGCGCTGATGGGCAACGACCGGCGCAAGATCGAACTGATGAACTCGATGCTGTTTACGCTGCCGGGTTCGCCCGTGCTGTACTACGGTGACGAGATCGGCATGGGCGACAACATCTACCTTGAGGACCGCAACGGCGTACGTACGCCCATGCAGTGGACAGCCGGCACCAACGCGGGCTTCTCGACTGCGGCGCGCGAACTGCTCTATGCACCGCCGATCGAAGATCCCGAGTTCGGATTCTCCAGCGTTAACGTGGAGGCGCAGCGCAACGATCCGTCGTCGCTGCTGTGGACGATCAAGCGCATGATCGCCACGCGCAAACATCGCCCGGTACTTGCGACTGGCCGTCTCGACTGGCTGCAGGAAGTCCCCAGCCGGGGGCTTTGCTTCTGGCGTACCGAGGGCGAGACGCGCTTCTTGGCGCTGCACAACCTGAGCGACGAACCGCTCCCCATCACCCTGCCGGGTTCTGGAGCCTATCGAAACGCGCTCGACGCAGATAGCGACCTGCTCTCAGGCGAAGTATCGCTGCCACCGTATGGGTATCTGTGGTTGACCCCGGCGTAG
- a CDS encoding LCP family protein yields the protein MTSKPPNPERQPSPEDTLVSGRTVISTDAGQTIKSDIVPHAPEVIRLPRADRVVGAGVGPMPTQPSTPRVNLPLPPPVPRPNSARQRAFHRQAYARKPGGEWAWLVIGAALFGVAVVVSLAMVVLVRTARSTPAIVPTSESPIIAALPTPITFFNDGGLLAMGQAITFEDGTRVILEPWDGQSRLTVLLMGIDRRPGERGLSFRTDTMILLSLDPQTGNAGMLSIPRDMYVEVPGYGARRINEPMVLGELRQVGYGPRLAMETVQYNLGIRVNHYVVVDFNAFVTIVDALGGIEVDLAYTINDPLYPNMNYGYDPFFLRAGHHVLDGITALKYARTRHGDSDIKRAERQQQVILAVKDKATSPEMIPLLLANAGQLWTAVRDNFYTDMSLEQLIQLGLYIKDLSLENINRGVIDFSYLSNYTTASGAAVLIPNRARLGGLMAQVFGTTYNQ from the coding sequence ATGACGTCGAAACCACCGAATCCAGAACGCCAGCCATCGCCAGAAGACACGCTGGTCAGCGGTCGCACCGTCATCTCTACAGACGCGGGTCAGACCATCAAATCTGACATTGTCCCCCACGCGCCGGAGGTGATTCGCCTGCCACGCGCCGACCGTGTAGTTGGTGCCGGGGTGGGTCCGATGCCGACCCAGCCGAGCACGCCGCGCGTCAACCTGCCGCTTCCGCCGCCAGTTCCCCGGCCGAACAGCGCGCGCCAGCGTGCCTTCCATCGTCAAGCGTATGCCCGCAAGCCGGGCGGCGAATGGGCATGGTTGGTGATCGGTGCGGCACTGTTTGGCGTGGCAGTCGTCGTGAGCCTCGCGATGGTCGTGCTGGTTCGCACGGCGCGTTCGACGCCTGCGATCGTACCGACAAGCGAGTCGCCTATCATCGCGGCGTTGCCGACCCCTATCACATTTTTCAACGATGGTGGTCTGCTGGCGATGGGACAGGCCATCACGTTCGAGGACGGCACGCGCGTCATTCTCGAACCGTGGGACGGCCAATCTCGTCTTACCGTTCTGCTGATGGGTATTGACCGCCGCCCGGGCGAGCGCGGCCTGAGCTTCCGCACCGACACGATGATCTTGCTCAGCCTTGACCCGCAGACGGGCAACGCCGGCATGTTGAGCATTCCACGCGATATGTATGTCGAAGTGCCGGGCTACGGAGCGCGCCGCATCAACGAGCCGATGGTGCTCGGCGAACTGCGGCAGGTGGGATACGGCCCGCGCTTAGCGATGGAGACCGTTCAGTACAATCTCGGTATCCGCGTCAATCATTACGTGGTCGTCGACTTCAACGCCTTCGTCACGATTGTCGATGCCTTGGGGGGTATTGAGGTCGATCTGGCCTATACGATCAACGATCCGCTGTATCCGAACATGAACTACGGCTACGATCCGTTCTTCCTGCGTGCAGGTCATCATGTGCTAGACGGCATCACAGCGCTGAAGTACGCGCGCACCCGCCACGGCGACAGCGACATCAAGCGCGCCGAGCGCCAGCAGCAAGTGATCCTCGCCGTCAAGGACAAGGCGACCAGCCCGGAGATGATTCCGCTGCTGCTCGCCAATGCCGGTCAGTTGTGGACGGCCGTACGCGACAACTTCTATACCGATATGTCGCTCGAACAGCTCATCCAACTCGGGCTGTACATCAAGGATCTGTCGTTGGAGAACATCAACCGCGGCGTGATCGACTTCTCCTATCTCAGCAACTATACGACAGCCAGCGGCGCTGCCGTGCTGATCCCGAATCGGGCACGCCTCGGCGGGTTGATGGCACAGGTCTTCGGTACGACCTACAACCAGTAG
- a CDS encoding site-specific integrase produces the protein MNDRQLPLFQNFPTRAEDITAQTPFNATWELFADHLTVEGKSDHTVVAFTADLDLIGQHLGKGTPVGTITTRDLEGFLNWLEFGRGVPCSRKSYARRVTTLKVYFRWLHDLKAIRFDPAKEILQRSGPAPLSDVLTQQQLADCMRESRMFTFRRGKEPDTRPEMLLTLLLETGIKKGEAMKLTPVHVLRDNPAAPELEVRFKVRNVFKERKIPVSSRWLGLYDAYMSQYHPSQVIFDCTARNLEYVLAAVGDRAGLKFKLSFEICRWTCALNDLRAGMPESEIRQKLGLSDISWYETGQKLKTLSQKLDEGRA, from the coding sequence ATGAACGATCGCCAACTGCCGCTGTTTCAGAACTTCCCGACCCGTGCCGAGGACATCACAGCGCAAACACCGTTCAACGCAACGTGGGAATTGTTTGCCGATCACCTGACAGTAGAGGGCAAGTCCGACCACACCGTCGTAGCCTTCACCGCCGATCTCGATCTGATCGGCCAGCATCTCGGCAAAGGGACGCCGGTCGGAACGATCACCACACGCGATCTCGAAGGGTTCTTGAACTGGCTCGAGTTTGGCCGCGGCGTACCGTGCAGCCGCAAGAGTTACGCGCGCAGGGTGACGACGCTCAAGGTGTACTTCCGTTGGCTGCACGACCTGAAAGCGATCCGTTTCGATCCGGCCAAAGAGATTCTACAGCGCAGCGGGCCGGCGCCTTTGTCGGACGTGTTGACGCAGCAGCAGCTTGCCGACTGTATGCGCGAATCGCGCATGTTCACGTTCCGGCGCGGCAAAGAGCCGGATACGCGGCCCGAAATGCTTCTAACTCTCCTGCTGGAGACCGGCATCAAGAAGGGCGAAGCCATGAAGCTGACCCCCGTGCACGTCCTGCGCGACAACCCCGCCGCCCCTGAGCTTGAGGTCCGTTTCAAGGTGCGCAACGTGTTCAAGGAGCGCAAGATCCCGGTGTCGTCGCGCTGGTTGGGGCTGTATGACGCGTACATGTCCCAGTACCATCCCTCGCAGGTCATCTTTGACTGCACGGCCCGCAACCTCGAATACGTGCTTGCGGCTGTCGGGGATCGCGCCGGACTGAAGTTTAAGCTTTCGTTCGAGATTTGCCGCTGGACGTGCGCGCTCAACGATCTGCGTGCCGGTATGCCCGAGTCGGAAATCCGGCAGAAGCTCGGCTTGAGCGACATCAGCTGGTATGAGACGGGACAGAAGCTGAAGACACTGAGTCAGAAGCTCGACGAAGGACGCGCATGA